In a single window of the Penaeus chinensis breed Huanghai No. 1 chromosome 4, ASM1920278v2, whole genome shotgun sequence genome:
- the LOC125025058 gene encoding KRR1 small subunit processome component homolog isoform X1: MVVLNLDAAVQPVHYRVKMSDNEEENVEAPKGPVENAWSVKMPEFKKGDMKSHLLEESSFSLLFPKYRERYIRECWPLLDKTLKEHGIKAELDLIKGSMKVATTRSTWDPYAIIKARDIIKLLSRSVPIEQAVRVLQDGITHEIIKIGGMIRNKERFIKRRQRLIGSNGTTLKALELLTDCYVLVQGQTVSTIGPYKGVLEVVRFVTDTMNNIHPVYLLKSLMIKRHLANSPDKKNEDWSRFLPKFKSKNVQRKKPKVKKDKKPYTPFPPEPQERKIDKELAEGKYFVDQEERNAAKRKRPNEEKKKAVAEKQKEKRAKSFVPPEEPQHKPDKPKQGSANVDVEALKKKVKKRKTIG; this comes from the exons atgGTTGTGCTGAATCTAGATGCTGCAGT ACAACCAGTTCACTACAGAGTTAAAATGTCAGACAACGAGGAAGAGAACGTGGAGGCACCAAAGGGCCCAGTGGAGAATGCTTGGTCAGTCAAGATGCCTGAGTTTAAGAAAGGAGATATGAAAAGCCACCTCCTTGAGGAGAGCTCATTTTCACTTCTGTTCCCCAAATACCGTGAGAGATACATAAGGGAATGCTGGCCTTTATTGGACAAAACTCTGAAG GAACATGGAATCAAGGCTGAACTGGATCTTATCAAAGGAAGCATGAAAGTAGCAACCACACGAAGTACTTGGGATCCCTATGCTATCATTAAGGCGCGAGATATTATTAAACTGCTCAGTCGGTCAGTCCCAATAGAGCAGGCAGTGAGAGTTCTACAGGATGGTATCACACATGAAATTATTAAG ATTGGAGGCATGATTCGCAACAAAGAGAGATTCATAAAACGCAGGCAGAGATTGATTGGTTCAAACGGAACGACGTTAAAAGCATTAGAATTATTAACAGATTGCTATGTGCTTGTTCAGGGACAGACAGTATCAACCATTGGTCCATATAAAGGAGTTCTTGAG GTTGTACGTTTTGTAACAGACACCATGAACAACATTCATCCGGTGTACCTCCTCAAGTCTCTGATGATCAAAAGACATCTGGCCAACAGTCCGGACAAAAAG AATGAAGACTGGTCCAGATTCTTGCCTAAATTCAAGAGCAAAAATGTACAAAGGAAGAAGCCAAAggtgaagaaggacaagaaaccCTACACTCCCTTCCCCCCAGAGCCCCAGGAGAGGAAGATCGACAAGGAACTGGCAGAAGGCAAATACTTCGTGGACCAGGAGGAGCGTAATGCCGCAAAGAGGAAGAGACccaacgaggagaagaagaaggcggtggctgagaagcagaaggagaaaagagCAAAATCCTTTGTACCACCCGAAGAACCACAGCACAAGCCAGACAAACCCAAACAAGGCAGTGCAAATGTTGATGTCGAGGCATTGAAAAAGAAAgtcaagaagagaaaaacaataggttaa
- the LOC125025058 gene encoding KRR1 small subunit processome component homolog isoform X2 codes for MSDNEEENVEAPKGPVENAWSVKMPEFKKGDMKSHLLEESSFSLLFPKYRERYIRECWPLLDKTLKEHGIKAELDLIKGSMKVATTRSTWDPYAIIKARDIIKLLSRSVPIEQAVRVLQDGITHEIIKIGGMIRNKERFIKRRQRLIGSNGTTLKALELLTDCYVLVQGQTVSTIGPYKGVLEVVRFVTDTMNNIHPVYLLKSLMIKRHLANSPDKKNEDWSRFLPKFKSKNVQRKKPKVKKDKKPYTPFPPEPQERKIDKELAEGKYFVDQEERNAAKRKRPNEEKKKAVAEKQKEKRAKSFVPPEEPQHKPDKPKQGSANVDVEALKKKVKKRKTIG; via the exons ATGTCAGACAACGAGGAAGAGAACGTGGAGGCACCAAAGGGCCCAGTGGAGAATGCTTGGTCAGTCAAGATGCCTGAGTTTAAGAAAGGAGATATGAAAAGCCACCTCCTTGAGGAGAGCTCATTTTCACTTCTGTTCCCCAAATACCGTGAGAGATACATAAGGGAATGCTGGCCTTTATTGGACAAAACTCTGAAG GAACATGGAATCAAGGCTGAACTGGATCTTATCAAAGGAAGCATGAAAGTAGCAACCACACGAAGTACTTGGGATCCCTATGCTATCATTAAGGCGCGAGATATTATTAAACTGCTCAGTCGGTCAGTCCCAATAGAGCAGGCAGTGAGAGTTCTACAGGATGGTATCACACATGAAATTATTAAG ATTGGAGGCATGATTCGCAACAAAGAGAGATTCATAAAACGCAGGCAGAGATTGATTGGTTCAAACGGAACGACGTTAAAAGCATTAGAATTATTAACAGATTGCTATGTGCTTGTTCAGGGACAGACAGTATCAACCATTGGTCCATATAAAGGAGTTCTTGAG GTTGTACGTTTTGTAACAGACACCATGAACAACATTCATCCGGTGTACCTCCTCAAGTCTCTGATGATCAAAAGACATCTGGCCAACAGTCCGGACAAAAAG AATGAAGACTGGTCCAGATTCTTGCCTAAATTCAAGAGCAAAAATGTACAAAGGAAGAAGCCAAAggtgaagaaggacaagaaaccCTACACTCCCTTCCCCCCAGAGCCCCAGGAGAGGAAGATCGACAAGGAACTGGCAGAAGGCAAATACTTCGTGGACCAGGAGGAGCGTAATGCCGCAAAGAGGAAGAGACccaacgaggagaagaagaaggcggtggctgagaagcagaaggagaaaagagCAAAATCCTTTGTACCACCCGAAGAACCACAGCACAAGCCAGACAAACCCAAACAAGGCAGTGCAAATGTTGATGTCGAGGCATTGAAAAAGAAAgtcaagaagagaaaaacaataggttaa